Proteins encoded in a region of the Zea mays cultivar B73 chromosome 2, Zm-B73-REFERENCE-NAM-5.0, whole genome shotgun sequence genome:
- the LOC100216931 gene encoding uncharacterized protein LOC100216931, whose amino-acid sequence MALQHAGPASSTLTTGRHGRSAAAVLRRPPTGSSSRLRAHAQKPVAGSRSRGAGAETATSPSSSRSENAVLKAAWYGSELLGIAASLLRPAPSSPQEGDAGGGGDAEGEAAAVAGALDLDHAGVAEAIKADFARSYFVTGNLTLRAYEEDCEFADPAGSFRGLRRFKRNCTNFGSLLEKSNMKLTKWEDLEDKSIGHWRFSCVMSFPWRPILSATGYTEYYFDAESGKVCRHVENWNVPKMALLRQIFRPSRWVWEKR is encoded by the exons ATGGCCTTGCAGCACGCAGGTCCAGCTAGCTCTACGCTGACCACCGGCCGTCATGGCAGGAGCGCCGCAGCCGTCCTCCGTAGGCCACCGACGGGTTCTAGCAGCCGTTTGAGGGCGCATGCGCAGAAACCCGTCGCCGGATCCCGTTCCCGTGGCGCGGGAGCCGAGACCGCGACGTCCCCCTCATCCTCCCGCTCGGAGAACGCCGTCCTCAAGGCCGCCTGGTACGGCTCCGAGCTCCTCGGCATCGCCGCGTCGCTTCTCCGGCCCGCGCCGTCGTCGCCTCAGGAGGGGGATGCTGGCGGTGGCGGTGACGCAGAGGGCgaagcggcggcggtggcgggggCCCTGGACCTGGACCACGCGGGAGTGGCCGAGGCCATTAAGGCGGACTTCGCGCGGTCGTACTTCGTCACAG GGAATCTCACGCTGAGAGCTTACGAGGAGGACTGCGAGTTCGCCGACCCGGCGGGCTCGTTCAGAGGCCTGCGGCGGTTCAAACGGAACTGCACTAATTTTGGGTCTCTGCTCGAGAAATCGAACATGAAGCTCACTAAATGGGAGGACCTGGAG GACAAGTCGATCGGGCACTGGCGTTTCAGCTGTGTCATGTCGTTCCCCTGGAGGCCTATTCTGTCAG CAACCGGGTACACGGAATACTATTTCGATGCTGAATCGGGGAAGGTGTGCAG GCACGTCGAAAATTGGAACGTTCCAAAGATGGCGCTCCTTCGGCAGATTTTCAGGCCGAGCCGATGGGTCTGGGAGAAGCGTTAA
- the LOC103646045 gene encoding 1-aminocyclopropane-1-carboxylate synthase — protein sequence MAGGSSAEQLLSRIASGDGHGENSSYFDGWKAYDMDPFDLRHNRDGVIQMGLAENQLSLDLIEQWSMEHPEASICTAQGASQFRRIANFQDYHGLPEFREAMAKFMGQVRAGKVTFDPDRVVMCGGATGAQDTLAFCLADPGDAYLVPTPYYPAFDRDCCWRSGVKLLPIECHSSNNFTLTREALVSAYDGARRQGVRVKGVLITNPSNPLGTTMDRATLAMLARFATEHRVHLICDEIYAGSVFAKPDFVSIAEVIERDVPGCNRDLIHIAYSLSKDFGLPGFRVGIVYSYNDDVVACARKMSSFGLVSSQTQHFLAKMLSDAEFMARFLAESARRLAARHDRFVAGLREVGIACLPGNAGLFSWMDLRGMLRDKTHDAELELWRVIVHKVKLNVSPGTSFHCNEPGWFRVCHANMDDETMEVALDRIRRFVRQHQHKAKAERWAATRPMRLSLPRRGGATASHLPISSPMALLSPQSPMVHAS from the exons ATGGCCGGTGGTAGCAGTGCCGAGCAGCTCCTATCCAGGATCGCCTCCGGCGATGGCCACGGCGAGAACTCGTCCTACTTCGACGGGTGGAAGGCCTACGACATGGACCCTTTCGACCTGCGCCACAACCGCGACGGCGTCATCCAGATGGGCCTCGCCGAGAACCAA CTGTCCCTGGACCTGATCGAGCAATGGAGCATGGAGCACCCGGAGGCGTCCATCTGCACGGCGCAGGGAGCGTCGCAGTTCAGGAGGATAGCCAACTTCCAGGACTACCACGGCCTGCCGGAGTTCAGAGAG GCGATGGCCAAGTTCATGGGCCAGGTGAGGGCCGGGAAGGTGACGTTCGACCCCGACCGCGTCGTCATGTGCGGAGGCGCCACCGGCGCGCAGGACACTCTCGCCTTCTGCCTCGCTGACCCGGGCGACGCCTACCTCGTGCCGACGCCATACTACCCAGC TTTCGACCGTGACTGTTGCTGGAGGTCAGGCGTGAAGCTGCTGCCCATCGAATGCCACAGCTCAAACAACTTCACCCTCACACGGGAGGCGCTCGTGTCGGCCTACGACGGCGCGCGGAGGCAGGGCGTCCGCGTCAAGGGCGTCCTCATCACCAACCCCTCCAACCCGCTGGGCACCACCATGGACCGCGCCACGCTGGCGATGCTCGCCAGGTTCGCCACGGAGCACCGTGTCCACCTCATCTGCGACGAGATCTACGCGGGCTCCGTCTTCGCCAAGCCGGACTTCGTGAGCATCGCCGAGGTCATCGAGCGCGACGTCCCGGGCTGCAACAGGGACCTCATCCACATCGCGTACAGCCTCTCCAAGGACTTCGGCCTCCCGGGCTTCCGCGTCGGCATCGTCTACTCGTACAACGACGACGTCGTGGCCTGCGCGCGCAAGATGTCCAGCTTCGGCCTCGTCTCCTCGCAGACGCAGCACTTCCTGGCGAAGATGCTGTCGGACGCGGAGTTCATGGCCCGCTTCCTCGCGGAGAGCGCGCGGCGGCTGGCGGCGCGCCACGACCGCTTCGTCGCGGGACTCCGCGAGGTCGGCATCGCGTGCCTGCCCGGCAACGCGGGGCTCTTCTCGTGGATGGACCTGCGGGGCATGCTCCGGGACAAGACGCACGACGCGGAGCTGGAGCTGTGGCGGGTCATCGTACACAAGGTGAAGCTCAACGTGTCGCCCGGCACGTCGTTCCACTGCAACGAGCCCGGCTGGTTCCGCGTCTGCCACGCTAACATGGACGACGAGACCATGGAGGTCGCGCTCGACAGGATCCGCCGCTTCGTGCGCCAGCACCAGCACAAGGCCAAGGCCGAGCGCTGGGCGGCCACGCGGCCCATGCGCCTCAGCTTGCCGCGCCGGGGAGGCGCCACCGCTTCGCACCTCCCCATCTCCAGCCCCATGGCGTTGCTGTCGCCGCAGTCCCCGATGGTTCACGCCAGCTAG
- the LOC100283711 gene encoding uncharacterized protein LOC100283711: protein MLALMTTSSAFSAPLLSFRPPPRLPINRLRLHPRRHALFRCDAVSEIAPAASAAYGVLLLGGGAFAYARSGSKGSIYGGLAGAALMGAAYYLMQSPETMAAGDAVGFGSAFLFACVFGIRLYNSRKLVPSGLLLALSLGALGVFYSAYLQDKV, encoded by the exons ATGCTGGCGCTGATGACCACCTCTTCCGCGTTCTCCGCCCCTCTCCTTTCGTTCCGGCCGCCGCCTCGCCTCCCCATTAACCGCCTGCGCCTCCACCCCCGCCGTCACGCTCTGTTCCGCTGCGACGCGGTGTCCGAGATTGCCCCGGCCGCCTCAGCCGCCTACGGCGTCCTCCTCCTGGGCGGCGGCGCCTTCGCAT ATGCAAGGTCGGGGAGTAAAGGCTCCATCTACGGGGGGCTGGCTGGAGCTGCGCTCATGGGCGCT GCCTATTATCTGATGCAGTCGCCTGAGACGATGGCAGCAGGTGATGCTGTTGGATTTGGATCTGCCTTTCTATTTGCCTGCGTGTTTG GTATCAGGTTGTATAACAGCCGGAAGCTGGTGCCATCTGGCCTTCTTCTAGCCCTTTCTCTTGGTGCCTTGGGCGTCTTTTACTCTGCTTACCTGCAAGACAAGGTGTAA